The segment GAAGTCCCTCAGTTAAGGCGGTGACTGGTACCGAGAGTTCAGTCTTTTGTGCTTTTGGACATTTTGCTTTGAAGGAGCAGTATAATGACAAACACAGAAAGCATGGGTtttgattatacatttcttatgtgtttacataaaggtgagaatatgATTTGGTTAAACAATCATTACAATATCAAAGTTTGTTAACCCAAGTTTGTGCTCCcacagttttgtattttctgtaattGCTCCTTAACACCAACTTGGGGCAGGCTCATAGCTTTCCTGATGTGTTTTAGTTACAAAAGCTGTAGTTGTGCTCTCGTCCCTTATTGGGCGTGACCAGTTACAGGAGGGACCTGTCTTTCTCTGTGCTCCTTCACTCCACTCTCCCCATTGCTGGGAGTTGTACATTTATGCAGCCTTTTTTGGATTATCTGTTGAAATAAGGTGCCGATGCCCTGTGACTCAGGAGCTGTACCTCCAGGAACTGAGCGCTACAGATATGCTCATGCAACCTTATCTGAAAGGTGAGTCctttaaagatgaaaattcttTGTTCTGATAGAAATTCAGCACATCTGCAGCCTGTGACTTAGTGTTTACTAACAAGAGAGCCGTTAAACCTACCCCAGCTCTCCTGGCACAGTGGAGGTATGTTATAGCTTACCTACTGGATGTTTAACTTGTTCCCAgtgcttttcagtataaaaaaTGCTGCAGTGAGTATCTTGGTGTACATGCTACTCACTCATGAGTGCTGAGAAAGTGTCTTACCTGCTGTAGCTAGGAAAGTcttctgatttacattttcccTCCTCGTACTTCAAGGAGCACAGGAGAGCTCAGTTTAAAGTCACAGCTGATTGCCTGCAGGGGCGTGTGACTGATGGCAAGCCCTTGGCCCTTCCTGAGCAGGAGTTTCTGCAGATCTGGGCCTCTCAGACTGACCTGGGACAGTGGTAACAAACGAGCTCTTCACTGTTGCCCACGATCAACTTCTCCACCTTCCTCTAGGGGTGTGTGTCAGTCAGGGTGCCATTAGTATTTGTTTTGGACAAGACAACTCATTGGTGAGAGAGCCCCGTGCTTTTCTGGTCCCCTACCCCACTGTGATGCCATTGTGCTACAGTCGTGTATAGTTACTGACTCACAAAACATCTTCAACTGTCATTAAGGGGGTAATACTGCAGCCAGTtgaaaactattataaaaatgttgGCAGAAATTATATAAgattatttctgattttcttggCTTCTCTTTTTCTCGTTCCTTTAGGAAGAAGCAATGGTAGTTTAAGTTACTTAACTTGAGTATCTGCCCTAgcacatgtcatttttttttattatcccaATGAAAGTCTGGGTCAACAGTAATAGTTTCTTCACAGGTAAAGAAATAACTTGATATGATATAAAAGCAagattttactctgatttattaactttgtttttgtgtgtgtgtgtgtgtgtgtgtgtgtggttttacttttattttttggtcaAACTCAGGAAAAAACTACCAAAATATTGCAAAGTTTTCCCATGTAATCTTCATCGAGgttccccaaatgttaacagCTTACACAGTGACAGTGtagttatcaaaatcaggaaactaaCACTGATATAATACTGTTACCTAGTCTCCAGGCTGTATTCAGTTTTCACCGGTTGTCTCAGTAATGTCCTCCCTCTGTCCAGGATCTGATGCAGTTGCATTTTAGTTGTCATGTCCCCTCTTAGTTTTCTTTAATCTGAAACCATTCCAAaatctttctttgtctctcacGACTCTTATACTTTGAAGAGTACTGGTCAATAATTTTGTAGAATGCCCCACAATTTGGATTTGTGTGGTTTCCCCATGATTCAatgaatgttaaaaatttttggtTAAGAGAACTCTACAAGTGACGTTATTAAGCTTACTAGGAGGCACGTGCTACTGATTTGTACAATTACCAGTGATGCTAACTTGTTCACTTGGTTTAAGTGATACAATTGGGCTTGTATGCTGTAGTTGtgcttttcctttgtaattaataagtgttCTGTAGGAAAACACTTTGTGGCCAGGTAATTATCTTGTTTTTCATCATactctctaatttttattttcattgatgaTTCTTACCTGAAATGATATTAATACCGTGGTGtttgccaaatggtgattttctgtttccGTTATTCCTTCTGCATTTACTGGTTGGATCTCCTATAAAGAAAAGCTTTcaccaccaagcccataaaaaccagcaacatggCGCCTTCACAgccactccctctctccctctttggagacagcccgcattctgtctatggagtgtgtacctacttttaatctgagcacccaaaccctACACCTCATGGTCTTTCTCTTGCCattcagtgtatctctctgaataaatctatattcaatcaaaaaaaaaaaaaaaaagaaaagttttccttCTTAGGTATGTgttcaatttttaaatctatatcaGAATAGCCttgaggatttttattttacttatgtcaAATGTACTTACAGATTCTTATTCTATGGATTCAATCTATTACCATCATTATTTTTGTGCTATAATTATTATAGTTTGGCCCTAGGGAACCCCTTCAAGAAGGCTTCTGGCCCATCACTTTTTGAGGATTGACTGGCTTTCTAGTACCACAGGATGTCCCAGGCTCATCTTGTGCATTCTCTGCTCTAGCCCTGGAATTAGCCATTTCACCAAGGAAAATTAGCTGTCTTTATTGAAGATTGGAATTCTTCTATGCTCTTTCCCTCATACTTGTATGtcaccatcttttaaaaatctttccaataTAAAACCACTTTGGAGGATGTGGGCATGTAACTCTGTTGAACAGAAGTTAGTTTATATCCAGTAATTCCCTTTGTAGTATATTCTGTTTAGTTCCCAGCAGATTCATCTTGCACTAATTAAAGTGGGAGGATTTCTGCACAGGTTCCACTGTGCCAAATATGTTATTTCATGGAAACAtggttgaagattttctttggtTTCATTGAGTATTTGATAATAacagttttgaaaacttttctaagaGCTTTCTTCCAATGCTTAtagtatagaaatatttatattctccATATTTTTAGTATAGcggactcaatttttttttccttaagaaaagtcTTGACTTTGCTTTAAGTACTCTCTTGGTTCACTTCCAAGGTGGGTTGGCCATctatccagagtacaattttgaTTAGGCTTTACAATGTCTACAAAAGATTTCAGCCTTTTCTCCTTATTTATCATCTAAAACACATCTTTGCTCTTAATATACAGTATAAATTAGATCCCTGTCAAAAACTGTAACTTCAAATTTGCAGTCTCTAGAATGGTGGAAAAGACAAATtatgaagcattatttacaagccATTAGTTCCTAGACACTTGAACTTAAAACTAAGGGAGGCATTAGAACTCCATGTTCTTAGACTGTGTTGTTTTGGCACCACAGATTTCATTCATACTCTTCATTAATTTATCTTGTATTTATCTGTAAATTATCTTTACTAGTggctctcaaagtgtggtcccctaCCACTAGTAGTGCCAGCCTCCTGTGGGAACTAGTTAGAAATGTAGCCTTCTTGGGTAACACCGAGAGGAGGTAGTGTGGGTTATCAAGCCCTCAGGTGAtcctgatgcaggagaaacattgctGTGTTCATTTCCTGTAAATTGTTTCCAATTACTGGTGGAGGTACAGAGTGCCAGTTATCCGTTTGCTGTTTTATATTATCtgttttacctagcttgtaggggtagtgagttattttgaagattaactctctgttctctcctcctcttGAATCTGGTAGCctcaaatttactttctgtctctatgaatttggtcattttagatatttcatataagtggagactcatacaatatttgtcccttttgccttgcttatttcacttaacataatgttttccaggtccatccatgtggtagaatgtgtgtcagaacttcattcattttcatagttGAATAACagtccattgtatgcatatatcatattttgtttatccattcatttgttaatgaacacgggttattttcactttttggctgttgtgaataaggCTTGCAATGAATGTtggtgtataaatattttttagaggCTTTATTCAAATCTTGTGTATATATCTAGGAATGGAATTTGagggtcatatagtaattctgtttttatcttttttagaaaataccaaactattttccacagtgtatGTATTGCTTTTATTACCACCAACAAGCTACAGTTTCTTCATATCCTTGCCAgtgcttatattttgttttaaaaaaagtattaaaattttaaaataattatggctACCCCAGTAGGCACAAAGTGGTGTCTCAGtgtgattttcatttgcatttctctaatggctgatgatgttaagcattttttcatgtgctttctggtcatttatatatctccttttaagaaatgtctattccagacctttgcccattttaaaattaacttgtttgcctttttgttgtgttatacaaattttttatatattttagatgttaaacccttatcagatatatggcttacaaatattttcacccattagGTAGGTTAACTTTTTACTTTATTGATAATATATTGATgtacaaaagttttatttatttatttattttaaagtttgacatttgatgaagtccaatttatctattttttcttttgttgcttgtactttggtgtcatatctaagagcTACTGCCATGATCATGACAATCCACgatcatgaagatttacccctGTGTTTTTGCATAACAGTTTTGTGATTTTAGCTTTTATATGTAGATTGTTGATCCAtgttgagttaacttttgtatatggtgtgaggcaggggtcaacttcattcttttatgtgtggaaatccagttgctccagcacaATTGGTTGAGGAGACCTTTCTTTCTCTATTGAATGAACTTGGCACCCTAatcaaaatcacttgaaaatagaTTTATGGCTTAAAGTCTGGACTTTCAGTactgtttcattggtgtatatgtCTATTCTTATGTACTATGTTGTTTTGAATATAcatttctcatgctgttttatatacttttaaaaaacttatttaggcactttaagtgttattttaactttttgttcttGATAAGACTAAAATTATGAataactttaaacatttaaaatattgcacTTAGTAAATTATAAAGAAGTAACTTTAGTATTATGTGATATGTACACTCCTGGGCTTCTGAGGGAAGCATGAAAATGCACAAGACTTGTTTCTGTTCTCTAACAACTTGCAACtccattcatttactttaaaagtacTATACTTTTGCTTTGCCGTTCTATTATTTCATGTGAGTCCACCCTTATGATGTCGTTAGTATAGTATATGAGATGCTTATCCCTGTTGCAGCAAAGATGTAAAATTtagatatagttttttttttgctgttgtataGTTTGTATCTTTACTTTAAGCACCTAATTTTATTACTCTTGTTatgtttttataattcatttctgtTATATTCTGCAACTAGTTTCCTAGAGTATGGGTCTttcatgttttagttttttatgaaAGACACTTTAAGCCATTATACTACTGAAGTTTGCCTCCTTCTGTATGTTTTTACCCATCCATCTGCAAACACGGAATCTTTCTTGGGCAAATTTATATTCTGGTGCTGAGACTTCTTCACTGTGTGTTGTGCAGTTACTGAGATGGGCTATTGTAAAGTGAACTTACAGGGTAAATTTTTAGTAGTTGATAGCGATGTTCTCAAGCATGTGCTCCTCTTGCAAGAACTTAATTATGTTTATCTTTAGTTACTCTTGCGTAGAATAGCACTGtgtgatagaaataaaatttgagcCACATatgttatttaaacatttctagtAGCCTCatttaaaagagttaaaaagggctagatataattttaatgtattttatttaatctgacatATCCAGGATATTATCATTCTAACATTTAAACAATATGACAAgattgagatattttactttttttaaaaactttttcaagTTTTTGGAACTATGTGTtcactttatatttattaaataaattttgtaattttttttttttaaattgaggtatagtcagtttacaatgttatgtgatctctggtgtacagcacaattcttcagtcatacatgaatatatatatatatatatatattcattttcttattcttttttaccatgagctactataagttattgagtatatttccctgtgctatacagtataaacttatttatctattttacttttttaaaccaaTTCCTTGAAACCTAGTAGGTCTTttacatcttgattggatcactaaattttcatcaaaaatatttgatCTTAGTTGAGACTTCAAACAATTTATCGTTGAAAATGTAGATTCACATGACTAAGTTGTTCCAAAGAAACTTAtacttttcaatatctgaattaagtgccaaaaatttttcttttactatttttgtttataatgataaaacTTGTTCATGCTTTTTTTGAATTTGAagcaaaagtttaaaagtttcaaatctgtgctaattaagcaaattcactaattcttgtgtcaacttagtgttattaacatcatttcctaaGGATATTGCATAAGTTGAACAACAAGTTTAAACTCGATCAAAACAACAAAGTGTTcaactatttctgattatttttgcagccaatttttacaacactctgtattgtaaataaaatattctgtacatTGATTAATGTTAGGGAAAAgtgtaaaatctttattatcaaaTCATATTATTGTaggttcgtcaccagttgtgggttctggccagcagaagtcccaccgagatggaataaattactcaagactctgtggaaaagtgaagagagggagttgggagcctcaagcctctcaaatctcccacatttattgagtacagtcaaaggaggaatgcaggaatttagggaaggacagggtgggatcacaatgagtacaaaggctttgtttattgttggtgttgggctcaaggtcagaagaccctttttggtgaatcacgTTCGTGGGttttgagcctttcagcttatcagggcagaacatttgagaatcagctgcttaaaaacttggactcaggtggctgtgcctgtcttatgTTGCCCCCCTCAGGAGATCTTTCCAGTCATTGGCTACCCAGCTTTCTCActtctgagtctgcagctttttatcaTTCCatcccaaggctgttttggggatagaagactaacagcaggcacacccagcgtttatagccagggacctgggtcattgctaaaacctaaaagcagttactaagcacatcttctttaaggagataaggggctgggatctgttacaatttgttaacccaatcacgGGCTCCCACAATTATGAAaactttcaatttcaacataaatgtcTGTACCTGTGTAACTAGGTCTTAGGtacaatttctctttctttggtaATTCAGGCCATGCTTGTTTACCTGTACTGAGATACCAGTGAGAAAACATAAGCAGCGCCAgttttgtctttgattattgaatattgaaaaaaaaaaaactttcttgatCAGCcttaataatacagtaaatctttgtgaaattCTTCCTCTACTCAACCATTGAGCAAAGAACAcaagattcttaaatgtattgttttctattttttcagtaGTTTTTTAAGCTGGCTaggattcttattattttcaggtacatacttatcagttttaacaacttaatacatgctacttttcatagctttagaatgctgagtacaaacatttttcattcttttcttttgagggggagataattaggtttgtttgtatgTCTGCTTGTTTTTTATGatggcactggggactgaacccaggaccttgtgcatgctaggcacacgctctatCGCTGAGCTATACTAGCCCCTTCAAAAATCTACTCTATGTATATCATACAGTGGAGCAGAGCAATAAGAGGAatatcagtttcttcttttaaaagtccAATAAGTGTAGGTTTTTAACCTAACATGCCTGGAGCTCTCTATTGAGACGgaaactaatattttaatatatagctgaaattctttggccatttaaaaggtgaaaaataatccatgctacaattttgatttttttaaggtacatatttgatatttcttcttaagtttggaagttctttcaaacaaaatgtgtctaaAGTTGTACTTTGGTAGTGTCTCGTATCACATGACTtatctaaagctaaaagaaaagtaatttctcatattttgaatctactgatttttgatactgttaGACAGGTCTTCCATATGACGGACAGTTGTTTGGTGGCTTAATTGAAggccttctactttttctataatatctgttttagtattcctcataattttctaataaaatatctataagtgaaataatttatttaccatctctctacTTAAATATGGTTTCTTCcctatttccttccctccttccatccttcctttctttctttcatctctctctccctccctccctttctttttgcaAGAATCCATGCCATTCTATAGCTCATGAGAGTAATAAGCTCagatcctttaaaaatcttttaaaaatgtttgttggacatttaattctgatctcaggtgaataattttgttgcttttcttttgacTTAGGAAACTTCTTATGAAAATGTACTAtgcatttcctgaaaatgtctcttaatattgtctacatgttgtttaaaatatttttatgtaagtaatagtttttaaattttgctctaCCAGAGctaattgtgattattattcatgTTAAAGTTGGTGtattgttttcttctagtctcacTTCACTGTGCCGGTGGCAGCGCTAGCTTCACTGCATCTCCACTTGATTCTGCTTGGGTAGGATgcctgtgttttaattttgaaattttgttatACCCTATCCCCTTTTGCCCAGaacaaaaagttaaagaaaacaacttaattcaaaatatgttaaaattaaaaatttccataaaaattaaaataaaaattatctctgGTTATCAGTTATAATTTACATAGGGATCACTGTAACTTGTGTACTTTgcaaaaaattcaataaatgattTACTCTATT is part of the Camelus bactrianus isolate YW-2024 breed Bactrian camel chromosome 30, ASM4877302v1, whole genome shotgun sequence genome and harbors:
- the LOC141575634 gene encoding uncharacterized protein LOC141575634 isoform X1; this translates as MAQRQRSGTSGQVYLGHDLDTCGWKILSQEFFTETHYWEYYEPLASCSRRTRKRIQEVPMPCDSGAVPPGTERYRYAHATLSERFVTSCGFWPAEVPPRWNKLLKTLWKSEERELGASSLSNLPHLLSTVKGGMQEFREGQGGITMSTKALFIVGVGLKVRRPFLVNHVRGF